A portion of the Lolium rigidum isolate FL_2022 chromosome 1, APGP_CSIRO_Lrig_0.1, whole genome shotgun sequence genome contains these proteins:
- the LOC124689274 gene encoding alpha-1,3-mannosyl-glycoprotein 2-beta-N-acetylglucosaminyltransferase isoform X1 encodes MARSPCDLRLLLLAAAVAFIYIQVRLFASQSHHAERLAEAEKSGSRCTSQLRSMIDQVSMQQEKIAALEEMKIRQDEEHVQLKILIQDLEKRSLQTLVNKNVQVPVAAVVIMACNRPDYLQRTVESILKYQKTVASKFPLFISQDGTNGEVKKKALSYTQITFMQHVDLEPVRTERPGELTAYYKIAKHYKWALDALFIKHNFDRVIILEDDMEIAPDFFDYFEAAAKLLDNDKTIMAVSSWNDNGQKQFVHDPKALYRSDFFPGLGWMLTKPTWMELSPKWPKAYWDDWVRLKEVHGDRQFIRPEVCRTYNFGEHGSSMGQFFQQYLEPIKLNDVHIDWNSEDLSYLKEDKFLIQFGEEVASATPLHRSDALLKAHNMNVDVRIQYDDQGDFERIARHFGIFEEWKDGVPRAAYKGVVVFRYKSSPRRIYLVGPDSLHQLGANKG; translated from the exons ATGGCTCGTAGCCCCTGCGacctccggctcctcctcctcgccgccgccgtggccttcATCTACATCCAG GTGCGGCTCTTTGCTAGCCAGTCTCATCACGCCGAACGCCTCGCGGAAGCA GAAAAGTCAGGGAGCAGATGCACCAGCCAGCTGCGCTCCATGATCGATCAGGTCAGCATGCAGCAGGAGAAGATTGCTGCACTAGAAG AGATGAAGATACGCCAAGACGAGGAGCATGTGCAGCTCAAGATTTTAATTCAAGACCTGGAAA AAAGGAGTTTGCAGACCTTAGTAAACAAGAATGTG CAGGTTCCTGTTGCCGCTGTTGTGATAATGGCTTGCAATCGGCCAGATTATTTGCAGAGGACAGTTGAATCTATCCTGAA GTACCAAAAAACAGTTGCTTCTAAGTTTCCACTATTTATATCTCAG GATGGAACAAATGGAGAAGTAAAAAAGAAAGCTTTGAGTTACACTCAAATAACATTTATGCAG CATGTCGATCTTGAACCTGTGCGCACAGAAAGACCAGGAGAGTTGACAGCATATTACAAGATAGCTA AACACTATAAATGGGCCTTGGATGCGCTATTCATTAAGCATAATTTTGATCGAGTAATCATTCTGGAAG ATGACATGGAGATCGCCCCAGATTTCTTCGACTACTTCGAGGCTGCAGCGAAACTACTGGATAATGACAA GACAATAATGGCTGTTTCTTCTTGGAATGACAATGGGCAAAAGCAGTTCGTTCATGATCCGA AAGCTCTTTACCGTTCGGACTTCTTTCCTGGGCTTGGATGGATGTTAacaaagccaacatggatggagctgTCACCGAAGTGGCCTAAAGC TTATTGGGATGATTGGGTGAGGCTAAAGGAGGTACACGGAGATCGGCAATTTATTCGGCCAGAAGTGTGCAGAACATACAATTTCGGCGAGCAT GGATCAAGCATGGGACAGTTCTTCCAGCAATACCTGGAAccaatcaagttaaatgatgttcAT ATTGATTGGAACTCCGAGGACCTGAGCTACCTCAAGGAG GACAAGTTCTTGATCCAATTTGGGGAAGAAGTGGCTAGTGCCACACCTCTGCACAGATCCGATGCTCTGTTGAAGGCCCACAATATGAATGTGGATGTCAGGATTCAGTACGACGACCAGGGAGATTTTGAGCGTATAGCTCGCCATTTTGGGATATTTGAAGAGTGGAAG GATGGTGTTCCGCGGGCAGCTTACAAAGGAGTAGTGGTGTTCCGGTACAAGAGCAGCCCGAGACGAATATACCTGGTTGGCCCTGACTCTCTTCATCAGCTTGGGGCTAATAAGGGCTGA
- the LOC124689274 gene encoding alpha-1,3-mannosyl-glycoprotein 2-beta-N-acetylglucosaminyltransferase isoform X2, giving the protein MARSPCDLRLLLLAAAVAFIYIQVRLFASQSHHAERLAEAEKSGSRCTSQLRSMIDQVSMQQEKIAALEEMKIRQDEEHVQLKILIQDLEKRSLQTLVNKNVVPVAAVVIMACNRPDYLQRTVESILKYQKTVASKFPLFISQDGTNGEVKKKALSYTQITFMQHVDLEPVRTERPGELTAYYKIAKHYKWALDALFIKHNFDRVIILEDDMEIAPDFFDYFEAAAKLLDNDKTIMAVSSWNDNGQKQFVHDPKALYRSDFFPGLGWMLTKPTWMELSPKWPKAYWDDWVRLKEVHGDRQFIRPEVCRTYNFGEHGSSMGQFFQQYLEPIKLNDVHIDWNSEDLSYLKEDKFLIQFGEEVASATPLHRSDALLKAHNMNVDVRIQYDDQGDFERIARHFGIFEEWKDGVPRAAYKGVVVFRYKSSPRRIYLVGPDSLHQLGANKG; this is encoded by the exons ATGGCTCGTAGCCCCTGCGacctccggctcctcctcctcgccgccgccgtggccttcATCTACATCCAG GTGCGGCTCTTTGCTAGCCAGTCTCATCACGCCGAACGCCTCGCGGAAGCA GAAAAGTCAGGGAGCAGATGCACCAGCCAGCTGCGCTCCATGATCGATCAGGTCAGCATGCAGCAGGAGAAGATTGCTGCACTAGAAG AGATGAAGATACGCCAAGACGAGGAGCATGTGCAGCTCAAGATTTTAATTCAAGACCTGGAAA AAAGGAGTTTGCAGACCTTAGTAAACAAGAATGTG GTTCCTGTTGCCGCTGTTGTGATAATGGCTTGCAATCGGCCAGATTATTTGCAGAGGACAGTTGAATCTATCCTGAA GTACCAAAAAACAGTTGCTTCTAAGTTTCCACTATTTATATCTCAG GATGGAACAAATGGAGAAGTAAAAAAGAAAGCTTTGAGTTACACTCAAATAACATTTATGCAG CATGTCGATCTTGAACCTGTGCGCACAGAAAGACCAGGAGAGTTGACAGCATATTACAAGATAGCTA AACACTATAAATGGGCCTTGGATGCGCTATTCATTAAGCATAATTTTGATCGAGTAATCATTCTGGAAG ATGACATGGAGATCGCCCCAGATTTCTTCGACTACTTCGAGGCTGCAGCGAAACTACTGGATAATGACAA GACAATAATGGCTGTTTCTTCTTGGAATGACAATGGGCAAAAGCAGTTCGTTCATGATCCGA AAGCTCTTTACCGTTCGGACTTCTTTCCTGGGCTTGGATGGATGTTAacaaagccaacatggatggagctgTCACCGAAGTGGCCTAAAGC TTATTGGGATGATTGGGTGAGGCTAAAGGAGGTACACGGAGATCGGCAATTTATTCGGCCAGAAGTGTGCAGAACATACAATTTCGGCGAGCAT GGATCAAGCATGGGACAGTTCTTCCAGCAATACCTGGAAccaatcaagttaaatgatgttcAT ATTGATTGGAACTCCGAGGACCTGAGCTACCTCAAGGAG GACAAGTTCTTGATCCAATTTGGGGAAGAAGTGGCTAGTGCCACACCTCTGCACAGATCCGATGCTCTGTTGAAGGCCCACAATATGAATGTGGATGTCAGGATTCAGTACGACGACCAGGGAGATTTTGAGCGTATAGCTCGCCATTTTGGGATATTTGAAGAGTGGAAG GATGGTGTTCCGCGGGCAGCTTACAAAGGAGTAGTGGTGTTCCGGTACAAGAGCAGCCCGAGACGAATATACCTGGTTGGCCCTGACTCTCTTCATCAGCTTGGGGCTAATAAGGGCTGA